From Sulfuracidifex tepidarius, one genomic window encodes:
- a CDS encoding translation elongation factor, which produces MYFGNITSVLSSDPQRAGKIAERLGKLHENAKVNIYYRRNGDYIRSVLVGTQYPEKVICLAEAVSMSSTVILNVPDSPKWTDGELGLLADSSGAKVIITSSLPEDKVRKVFKGIGIENAEIVQEVNDIPEGEERDRGFVYVDKAFNVKGVGTVVTGFSFTQVELHEKLTAVPVNKEVEVKTIQVLDEDQKGVKGGVRIGFSLRNAKEEDMKDAYSLVKNAPLLKEFEAEVVTYPWAQVQEGNYHVVGGGVAVTSTLKVGGGTAQVSLSSPLPKVERYLLLNVNVKQGKPRVLGYLKPKS; this is translated from the coding sequence TACTTCGGGAACATAACTTCGGTGCTCTCATCTGACCCTCAGAGAGCCGGGAAGATAGCTGAAAGGCTTGGAAAGCTACACGAGAACGCGAAGGTCAACATCTATTACAGGAGAAACGGAGACTACATAAGGTCAGTGTTGGTGGGTACCCAGTACCCTGAGAAGGTCATCTGTCTGGCTGAGGCTGTGAGCATGTCCTCAACGGTAATATTGAACGTCCCGGACTCCCCTAAGTGGACTGACGGTGAGTTGGGGCTTCTGGCCGACTCTAGCGGGGCTAAGGTAATTATCACGAGTTCATTACCGGAGGACAAGGTCAGGAAGGTATTCAAGGGAATAGGGATAGAGAACGCTGAAATAGTTCAGGAAGTGAACGACATACCCGAAGGGGAAGAGAGGGACAGGGGTTTCGTTTACGTAGACAAGGCGTTCAACGTGAAGGGGGTCGGAACCGTGGTCACGGGGTTCTCGTTCACTCAGGTAGAGTTGCACGAAAAGCTCACAGCAGTCCCCGTGAATAAAGAGGTCGAGGTAAAGACGATCCAAGTTCTGGACGAAGACCAGAAAGGAGTTAAAGGAGGAGTGAGGATAGGTTTCTCCCTCAGGAACGCTAAAGAAGAGGACATGAAGGACGCATACTCCCTAGTGAAGAACGCTCCCCTTTTGAAGGAGTTTGAAGCCGAGGTCGTGACATATCCCTGGGCTCAGGTCCAGGAAGGGAACTATCACGTGGTAGGCGGGGGAGTTGCCGTGACGTCTACCCTTAAAGTCGGCGGGGGAACGGCACAGGTGAGCCTAAGCTCTCCACTCCCTAAGGTGGAAAGGTACCTTCTCCTGAACGTTAACGTGAAACAGGGGAAGCCAAGAGTCTTGGGTTACTTGAAGCCCAAATCTTGA
- a CDS encoding outer membrane protein assembly factor BamB family protein → MVLSAVSALEIIEAMPTSTQATMTQGEYMTCYNQFNGTYFPYKVMVTYFPGNYSGGMGFPSKWTVTNDGQEHNAVVPTTSTALMQGVSWELPLNNYVGGVAIPLTTPDTRLPWAQQLGVKGALVMQTQMAGEPLGVTLADNLLFATEDSMMGSISAINPVTGQIVWTATGLAGQAMNNAIVYKGLVIVSVGGVCFTFSQFVHYETHHYNEIMRARNGAIYAFNATDGRLVWMIFTKGEAMPAPAVYHGVLAYTTGGGCFAAVNATTGQMLWKDSFPGYMGNMASVNYYVMPNGTPLFIAGFTYTVAPYGFLLAVNGLNGRLAWNATMPSPYVGANTGLGDVPPAVDQQAGLVIDNDIANFNASSNTVDTVTFALNASTGKPVWATNLGTGIIPPAFKGGMPTIHGNFIYDGSPSLGIVAKLYVNNGSIVWETRLPDLKIPPQLPGGPRGSPTYYHGLLWVAAGSRVYVLSPTTGDVLSMYYVGGRMGIVNPVITGGTMYLSNSYGWVVAIPLSQIFPDWESY, encoded by the coding sequence ATGGTTCTCTCGGCCGTCTCGGCCTTAGAGATCATTGAGGCAATGCCTACATCGACTCAAGCGACCATGACACAAGGAGAGTACATGACATGCTACAACCAGTTCAACGGAACTTACTTCCCATACAAGGTGATGGTGACTTACTTCCCAGGGAACTACAGCGGGGGAATGGGGTTCCCGTCAAAATGGACTGTCACCAATGACGGTCAGGAGCATAACGCAGTCGTACCTACCACGAGCACAGCTCTCATGCAGGGAGTGAGCTGGGAGCTTCCCTTGAATAACTACGTCGGTGGAGTTGCGATACCTCTCACGACGCCCGATACCAGGTTACCTTGGGCCCAACAACTTGGAGTTAAGGGAGCACTGGTGATGCAGACCCAGATGGCCGGAGAGCCCTTAGGAGTGACATTGGCTGACAACTTGCTCTTCGCAACTGAGGACAGCATGATGGGTAGCATATCTGCTATAAACCCAGTCACGGGGCAAATAGTGTGGACTGCGACGGGTCTTGCTGGACAAGCCATGAACAACGCAATAGTCTACAAGGGACTTGTCATAGTGTCTGTAGGAGGAGTATGTTTCACCTTCTCTCAGTTCGTGCACTACGAGACCCACCACTACAACGAGATAATGAGGGCTAGGAACGGTGCTATATACGCTTTCAATGCAACGGACGGCAGGTTAGTCTGGATGATATTCACCAAGGGCGAGGCAATGCCTGCTCCAGCTGTTTACCACGGCGTCTTAGCTTACACTACAGGCGGAGGGTGCTTCGCAGCAGTTAACGCTACCACAGGTCAAATGCTATGGAAGGACAGCTTCCCAGGATACATGGGGAACATGGCCAGCGTGAACTATTACGTGATGCCTAACGGGACTCCGCTCTTCATAGCCGGGTTCACCTACACCGTTGCTCCTTACGGATTCCTCCTCGCAGTGAACGGGCTTAACGGGAGGTTAGCGTGGAACGCGACAATGCCGTCTCCCTACGTAGGGGCTAACACCGGGCTCGGGGACGTACCTCCAGCAGTAGATCAGCAAGCGGGGCTGGTGATAGACAACGACATAGCTAACTTCAATGCAAGCAGTAACACAGTCGACACAGTGACGTTCGCACTCAATGCAAGCACTGGTAAACCGGTGTGGGCTACGAACTTGGGAACTGGAATAATACCGCCAGCCTTCAAGGGAGGTATGCCGACCATACATGGGAACTTCATCTATGACGGATCACCTTCTCTAGGTATAGTAGCGAAGCTTTACGTGAACAACGGTAGCATAGTCTGGGAGACAAGGTTACCAGATCTCAAGATACCTCCGCAGTTACCGGGCGGACCTAGGGGAAGCCCAACATATTACCACGGACTGTTGTGGGTCGCAGCTGGAAGTAGAGTATACGTCCTGAGCCCAACTACTGGAGACGTGCTTTCCATGTATTACGTCGGAGGAAGGATGGGAATAGTCAACCCAGTGATAACCGGAGGGACTATGTATCTCTCTAACAGTTACGGATGGGTCGTGGCTATACCTTTAAGTCAGATATTCCCAGATTGGGAGAGCTATTAA
- a CDS encoding APC family permease: MSGDKGLKKEIGLKSLTIIGISSAVATAIFFSPLEMSEVAGPGSMFSWLLGIFFYIMISVTYIELSQNYPEAGGPSRFSIYSHGAVTNLINAMADLVWYIFIPPIEAFATIEGLSFIFPSLLVNGVPTLEGALVGVLIMLGYIPFNYYGVKTFAKVTSGFGTIKYVIYLLPAFLLLLVYYNPANLTSYHVLPFGVGGIFAAMPYAMFAFGGARVIPDLAEEVKNKTYLIYALIITVVSEGIIYLFFNFTFLTDLNWAKLGLTPGDWAGLANVQGNPFIDLASSHNAELALILLLIGGIVGPFLTGYVYMGTGARVLFASARSGFVNSKMMELHEKYAIPYWALIVFAVVGSVIAFLFAPVPSIYGLIDDATVAGYIGFATNPVALMVLRKQGATSYRVTAGSVIAPIAFIASGLIVFWSGWPAVPYSVVILAAVSGVLGLIGKVKEGFLESLWYMGYIAFLTFMTFIGSDGAMSLVSFDMSTVIVALVSLVVFYPLGIVQGLKQRNFEVHTEALGSKEENE; the protein is encoded by the coding sequence ATGTCCGGAGATAAGGGTTTAAAGAAAGAGATTGGTCTGAAGTCCCTCACTATAATAGGAATATCTTCAGCTGTAGCTACTGCCATATTCTTCAGCCCTCTCGAGATGTCGGAAGTCGCTGGACCAGGGAGCATGTTCTCGTGGTTACTGGGGATATTCTTCTACATCATGATATCTGTGACTTACATAGAGTTGTCCCAGAACTATCCCGAAGCGGGAGGACCTTCAAGGTTCTCCATCTACAGCCACGGGGCCGTGACGAACCTCATAAACGCCATGGCTGATCTAGTCTGGTACATTTTCATTCCGCCAATTGAGGCTTTCGCCACAATAGAAGGTCTTTCTTTCATTTTCCCCTCACTCCTTGTCAATGGGGTTCCAACGCTTGAGGGAGCTCTGGTTGGAGTCCTCATCATGTTGGGTTACATACCTTTCAACTACTACGGAGTAAAGACGTTCGCCAAGGTCACGTCCGGGTTCGGCACCATCAAGTACGTGATTTACCTACTCCCGGCTTTCCTTCTCCTCCTGGTCTATTACAACCCAGCTAACTTGACTTCATATCACGTCCTTCCTTTCGGAGTAGGAGGAATATTCGCCGCCATGCCTTACGCCATGTTCGCATTCGGAGGGGCAAGGGTGATCCCGGACTTAGCTGAGGAGGTCAAGAACAAGACCTACCTTATTTACGCACTCATCATAACCGTAGTAAGCGAAGGAATAATCTACTTGTTCTTTAACTTCACCTTCTTAACCGACTTGAACTGGGCTAAGCTAGGCCTCACCCCAGGAGACTGGGCAGGGCTTGCAAACGTCCAAGGGAACCCTTTCATTGACCTAGCTTCCTCGCACAACGCTGAACTCGCACTGATACTCCTCCTGATAGGAGGAATCGTAGGTCCTTTCCTAACCGGGTACGTCTACATGGGTACTGGGGCTAGAGTCCTCTTCGCCAGCGCAAGGTCTGGGTTCGTCAATAGCAAAATGATGGAGTTACACGAGAAATATGCTATACCTTACTGGGCATTGATAGTTTTCGCTGTCGTGGGATCTGTAATAGCTTTCCTTTTCGCTCCAGTTCCCTCCATATACGGGCTGATAGACGACGCAACCGTAGCCGGTTACATAGGTTTCGCCACCAACCCAGTCGCTTTGATGGTGCTCAGAAAGCAAGGGGCTACCAGTTACAGGGTAACCGCCGGGTCCGTGATAGCGCCGATAGCTTTCATAGCTTCAGGGCTCATAGTCTTCTGGAGCGGATGGCCTGCAGTGCCTTACTCGGTAGTGATACTGGCTGCAGTGAGCGGTGTCCTAGGCTTAATAGGGAAAGTGAAGGAGGGATTCCTCGAGTCCCTGTGGTACATGGGTTACATAGCTTTCCTGACCTTCATGACTTTCATAGGCTCTGACGGTGCCATGAGTCTAGTGTCGTTTGACATGTCGACCGTGATAGTAGCGTTGGTATCGCTTGTAGTCTTCTATCCTCTCGGCATAGTCCAGGGGCTCAAACAGAGGAACTTCGAAGTCCACACAGAAGCTTTAGGCAGCAAAGAGGAGAACGAGTGA